One genomic region from Amycolatopsis sp. FBCC-B4732 encodes:
- a CDS encoding MFS transporter, translated as MTRRPGAVLALLAFAQLIVSLDYNIVYVALPDIGRELGFTAQSLQWVVSAYAVAFGGALLLGGRACDLFGPRRVFALGCTLYAVSSLAGGLAGDPGLLVAARAGQGLGGALLFPATLTLVSTSFAPGRERNRAFAVWGTAGGSGMILGSLLGGVLTQAFGWAAVFFVNVPLAAAAATLAFPLLAKDPAREPGRRFDLAGALTATLGTTLVVFALVEGPELGWTPVLIPAFAGLSSLAAFAVVERRGRDPLLPLRLLKERNLGTGVVVTFLYMGTFGTLLYFLTGYFQGVHGYSALATGLAFGVPMVAIAAGSQAAGRLATRYGTRPTLVVSLLVGGGGAVVLALSMTVDASYLEVVPALIVLGLGQGAGYTLMFGAAAAGVSPAEQGIAAGVASTAQQVGGTVGLAVFVAVANTGRSEVDGLRTAVLLAAAGIALTAVAALRFSGSPRLAPAPTS; from the coding sequence GTGACCCGCCGCCCGGGCGCGGTGCTGGCGCTGCTGGCGTTCGCGCAGCTCATCGTTTCCCTCGACTACAACATCGTGTACGTGGCGCTACCGGACATCGGGCGCGAGCTCGGGTTCACCGCGCAGAGCCTGCAGTGGGTGGTGAGCGCCTACGCCGTGGCGTTCGGCGGGGCGCTGCTGCTCGGCGGCCGGGCGTGCGACCTGTTCGGGCCGCGCCGGGTGTTCGCGCTCGGCTGCACGCTGTACGCGGTTTCGTCGCTGGCCGGCGGACTGGCCGGGGACCCCGGCCTGCTCGTCGCCGCCCGGGCCGGCCAGGGCCTCGGCGGCGCACTGCTCTTCCCGGCGACGCTGACGCTGGTCAGCACCAGTTTCGCCCCGGGCCGCGAGCGCAACCGCGCGTTCGCGGTCTGGGGTACGGCGGGCGGCAGCGGGATGATCCTCGGCTCGCTGCTGGGCGGCGTGCTGACGCAGGCTTTCGGCTGGGCGGCGGTGTTCTTCGTGAACGTCCCGCTGGCCGCGGCCGCCGCCACGCTCGCTTTCCCGTTGCTGGCCAAGGATCCCGCCCGCGAACCCGGTCGCCGGTTCGACCTCGCCGGCGCGCTGACCGCGACGCTCGGCACCACGCTGGTCGTGTTCGCCCTGGTGGAAGGCCCGGAGCTGGGCTGGACGCCGGTGCTGATCCCCGCTTTCGCCGGGCTCTCTTCACTGGCCGCGTTCGCCGTGGTCGAGCGCCGCGGCCGCGACCCGTTGTTGCCGTTGCGGCTGCTGAAGGAACGCAACCTCGGCACCGGCGTGGTCGTGACGTTCCTCTACATGGGCACGTTCGGGACGCTGCTGTACTTCTTGACCGGCTACTTCCAGGGCGTCCACGGGTACAGCGCGCTGGCGACCGGGCTCGCGTTCGGCGTGCCGATGGTCGCGATCGCCGCGGGTTCGCAGGCCGCGGGCCGGCTGGCGACCCGCTACGGCACCCGTCCGACACTGGTGGTTTCGCTGCTCGTCGGCGGGGGCGGGGCGGTCGTGCTGGCGCTGTCGATGACGGTGGACGCGTCCTACCTGGAAGTGGTGCCCGCGCTGATCGTGCTGGGACTGGGGCAAGGCGCGGGGTACACGCTGATGTTCGGCGCCGCGGCGGCGGGGGTTTCCCCGGCGGAGCAGGGGATCGCGGCCGGGGTGGCGTCGACGGCCCAGCAGGTCGGCGGCACGGTGGGGCTCGCGGTGTTCGTCGCGGTGGCCAACACGGGTAGGTCCGAAGTGGACGGTCTCCGCACCGCGGTCCTGCTGGCCGCGGCGGGAATCGCGCTCACGGCGGTGGCGGCACTGCGCTTCAGCGGCTCCCCGCGGCTTGCCCCGGCCCCAACGTCGTGA